Part of the Spinacia oleracea cultivar Varoflay chromosome 5, BTI_SOV_V1, whole genome shotgun sequence genome, GTCCTACTCGGCTGGGAGTTGACATGCGCATAGACTCGGAGTCTGTGTAATTGTTGAGGTTTTCCATTTTGGAAGCAAAATGGTGGTTTTTCAAGGCTTTGTAGttgacctgtcaaacgggtcggtcgggtcggacTATAAAAAATAATTCTCGGGTTCGGTTATTGGGTCGGACacttttcgggttcgggtcgacccaacggggtgagagattttaaaatgcgcattatattttcattaatttaggtgacaaatttacaaaatatgggcacaaattaacaaattttcctacacaagtttatatttagtcaaattcaaccataaaacggcgtataattcaaattaaaattatattacaCGGAACAATAGTAAAAAACGTGATCATTGCGCTTAAATTTTCTcttaatctcatttattactataaatacaatggttttcaatcggtcgggtcaaaatgggtttggccgggttttgacccattacttatcggtttgctcgggttcggataaaatcgggttacgggtcacaaaatcttgttcaagacccaatattttcggttcgggtcggtttcgggtcgggtcgatttttgacaggtctactttGTAGTATCTTTTCCACAGACGGTGCCAAATTATTCCGGGTATGAAACAATAGGGTTCGGATCGAAGGCACTTTCGTTGATGTGGAAGATATGGCTTGACAAATTAAGGATACGGTTCATTTTTATTGAAAATTCTCATGCTCGTAAATGTTAAAAGCATTCATTCTAGTAGTTGATACTCCACCCTACATTGAAACGAAGATCCATTTCAGATTGGAGTGAGAGAATTAAAATTAGTGTGTATGCTACGATTGCAGACCATACTAGAATTTGCAGAAACTGAAACAAAAACTGTAGAACAAACAGGAatctcttctcttctcttcttgtataatcatataattgtacaataaaaaagaaggaTTGTCGCCACTTTAGACATGTCGTATAAATACTCCTAAAGTAGCAATAAACAAAACCTATTTTTGATACAAACTTGCTATTTTTATGCTGATATATATGGATGGATATGTTCTATTCGACTTGTTTATCTAACCTTATTTTCcttgaaatatttttttttgtgttagcaCCCGATTCACCCTTAGGGTTGATCTGGATTCGAGGCGAGTTatgggtggataggtttcaatcccctcccaattattgttgcgggggatcgaacacggggtgTCGGGGTCATCGATACCAAAGCCAGGCCCTATTTTGTTCgctttattttgatttattttaagATACAAGTTAAGTTAagtacaaaattaaattttcgaACAAAACACGTAGTAAGCTTTTTCATACAATTTGAGACAAATAATCATAtttttcagataagataagtttaaataaataaaattcaaataaaataagttcaatacgATAAgaaaaattcagataagtttagataaatgaAATAGAATAAAACCTTATTTTGTTTGGAACATAGACATTTGTGTGTGATATTgtccaaaaaaataatttatttagggGGAGTAATCTGAAATATTTTATTTGgattttaaaaatatacaaGTAAAAAAAGGGAGGAAACCAGGAGATTTAAACAACTTTACCTTTTGATTTAGTACCATGACAGTTTATATGAGAAAAGCAAAAAAAAGTTGACAGAAGGAAGTAAAACATGTATGTCAAGTTTACATGAAAAGAAGGCAAAGAAACTCTAAGATTCAAATCCCAAACAGATCAATCTTTTGTTCCCATTTATTCTTAAGGTACCTTTTATGCCACCACCTTAACTTAGCTTGTTATTTCCAAATTCCCAACTAATTAATAACATTTGCCTCCTCTTTCAAGTTTTGCTTATATTCTTTTCCtcttctcctttctctctctttttcagCCAGGAAAAGCACTTGATTCTATCATTATTCTCACTGCACTTGTTATAATAAATGAAGCCGACTATCATACACTCCCCTTTGCCCATACATCATTACGGTTTCCATTATTTCACAACGTAcaatctgctgctgctgctgctgtagTGCTGTTGTTGTTCTCGCATCATTCTATTCTGATAAACTTATCAAGTTAGCCAGGATATCTGAATATCTTCCAGATTGCTACGGGATATTATAGGAAAGCTCAAGAAGATGGTTTCCATGCTTCTGCATTGTCTACCGGTTCTGTTGCTAGTATTTCTATCAGGTGATTCGATCATATGTTCTCATTACTTAGGCTGTTCATTTAAATAGTAACTCTACATGATATTTTCTGATAATTCCTTATCAGGAGAAGGAATAAAATCAGTAGATTAATTTCAGATAACAAAATTTCCCTAGTTTGATTTCATCTACAAGGTGAAGCCACtttctaaataagaaaaataactcTGTATGTTTCCCACCATGTAATTAATAGCTTCATTTTTCATGAACTAGTATGAACAACAGACTTATGCATACCCGTTCCATGGATATCTATGCTTCAAGATGATCTTTAATATGATTGTATGCAAGTCTGTAGCATTAAcaccaaaaaaagaaagaaagaaaacttACAGTTTTATGAACATTTTCAGGGTCAAGTGCTGTAGTAACAAACAAGTTCCAAATATATGATACTTATCCAACAGAGATCACTCATGGCACCTACCCAACAACGATCATGCACGACACTTTTCCAACAGATATGCCACCTGACAATCCAACGGATGTTCCAACTTTTGATCCAACTCCCACCACCACCCCGACAACCAGTCCCACTACAAACCCGCCGTATACGCCAACCACAAACCCGCCAACTATACCAACCACAACACCAACCACCCCAACTACCACACCAACAACAACGCCAACCACACCATCCACAAATCCTCCACCGTCATTGGGAGGAGGAGGTGGGGATGGAGGAGGAGGAGTAGGAGGTGGGGATGGAGGAGGAGTAGGAGGTGGGGATGGAGGAGCAGGAGGTGGAGGAGGGGCAGGTGGAGGTGGAGGAGCAGGAGCAGGAGGAGGGGCaggtggaggtggaggaggATCTTGGTGTGTAGCAAACCCAAGTGCCTCAGAAAAGGCTTTACAAGTTGGTTTGGACTATGCATGTGGATATGGAGGAGCTGACTGCTCTGCAATTCAACCAGGAGGAAGTTGTGCTGATCCGAATTCAGTAAAAGACCATGCTTCTTACGCTTACAATAGCTATTACCAGAAGAACCCAGCTCCTACCAGCTGTGATTTTGGAGGA contains:
- the LOC110791123 gene encoding transcription initiation factor TFIID subunit 15b, which translates into the protein MVSMLLHCLPVLLLVFLSGSSAVVTNKFQIYDTYPTEITHGTYPTTIMHDTFPTDMPPDNPTDVPTFDPTPTTTPTTSPTTNPPYTPTTNPPTIPTTTPTTPTTTPTTTPTTPSTNPPPSLGGGGGDGGGGVGGGDGGGVGGGDGGAGGGGGAGGGGGAGAGGGAGGGGGGSWCVANPSASEKALQVGLDYACGYGGADCSAIQPGGSCADPNSVKDHASYAYNSYYQKNPAPTSCDFGGTAQLVSTDPSTGNCRYSSSKGSTSTTPPISPTPPAPSMDTPPTTFSPPSPSIGTFPGPPLGGASVYGPEPTGSPNMASAISEKWIFFFSSTTAIFMYILLANH